The following coding sequences lie in one Lolium perenne isolate Kyuss_39 chromosome 2, Kyuss_2.0, whole genome shotgun sequence genomic window:
- the LOC139835414 gene encoding uncharacterized protein, translated as MVGTERNYSPIEKLCLALIFSLKKLRHYMLALQIQLVARADPIRYVLSQPAVMGRLGKWALLMMEFDLTFVPQKAIKGQALADFLAAHPIPEDSPLITNLPDEEVFTAELEGPWELYFDGASRTEVDPDGTPRRRAGAGLVFKTPQGGVMYHSSSLLKEECSNNEAEYEALIFGLLLALSMEVRSLRAYGDSQLIVRQVNDIYEVRKPELVPYYNAARKLMEKFQQVEVLHVPRSRNAPANALAKLASALVLPSDKSTHVTVEERWLLPADF; from the coding sequence ATGGTGGGTACTGAGCGGAACTACTCTCCAATAGAGAAGTTATGCTTGGCGCTAATTTTCTCCTTGAAGAAGTTGAGACACTACATGCTAGCGCTACAAATCCAGCTCGTTGCAAGAGCGGACCCTATAAGGTACGTACTAAGTCAGCCTGCGGTGATGGGGAGACTAGGAAAATGGGCACTCCTCATGATGGAGTTTGACCTAACCTTTGTCCCCCAGAAAGCGATCAAGGGGCAAGCCTTGGCAGATTTCCTTGCAGCGCACCCCATCCCCGAGGACTCTCCACTCATCACCAACCTCCCCGATGAGGAGGTGTTCACCGCTGAGCTCGAAGGTCCATGGGAACTCTACTTCGATGGTGCTTCCCGCACGGAGGTCGACCCCGATGGAACTCCTAGGCGGAGAGCGGGGGCAGGACTGGTGTTCAAGACACCACAAGGAGGGGTGATGTACCACTCATCCTCCCTCCTCAAGGAAGAGTGCTCCAACAACGAGGCGGAGTACGAGGCACTCATCTTCGGCCTTCTCCTAGCGCTCTCCATGGAAGTCCGTTCCTTACGGGCCTATGGGGATTCTCAACTCATCGTTCGGCAAGTCAACGACATCTACGAGGTACGCAAGCCTGAACTGGTGCCGTACTACAACGCGGCCCGGAAGCTCATGGAGAAATTTCAACAAGTCGAAGTGCTCCATGTTCCGCGAAGCAGGAATGCACCTGCCAATGCATTGGCGAAACTGGCATCAGCGCTGGTTCTCCCAAGTGACAAATCCACGCATGTGACGGTTGAAGAACGGTGGCTTCTTCCCGCTGACTTTTAA